From Paenibacillus sp. PK3_47, the proteins below share one genomic window:
- a CDS encoding RNA 2'-phosphotransferase, which translates to MLNHKAEVSLSKYMTKLLRHTPEEAGLMLDPEDGSCLLEDLLAVITADPKWSEISEADIRQVAANSEKQRFALEGDRIKARYGHSHTKVAYSPGTPPPVLYHGTYEEALSLVLKDGLKPMGRQYVHLSEGLHFASLAGRRRGRLVLLAVDTIKAAESGVTFYYAGNEVWLAGPVPPECITLHEEN; encoded by the coding sequence ATGTTGAATCACAAGGCTGAAGTATCTCTCAGCAAATATATGACCAAGCTCCTCCGGCATACCCCGGAGGAAGCCGGGCTGATGCTTGACCCCGAAGACGGCTCCTGCCTGCTGGAAGATCTGCTGGCTGTAATAACAGCTGATCCCAAGTGGTCAGAAATTTCGGAGGCGGATATCCGCCAGGTGGCCGCAAACAGCGAGAAGCAGCGTTTTGCCCTTGAAGGGGACAGGATCAAAGCCAGATATGGGCACAGCCATACCAAGGTGGCATACAGTCCCGGCACGCCGCCGCCGGTGCTGTACCATGGCACTTATGAAGAGGCTTTATCCCTCGTTCTGAAGGACGGTCTGAAACCGATGGGCAGGCAGTATGTCCATTTATCGGAGGGTCTTCATTTTGCCAGCCTGGCCGGACGGCGCAGAGGCAGGCTGGTGCTGCTGGCGGTAGATACGATTAAAGCTGCGGAGTCTGGTGTAACCTTCTATTATGCAGGCAACGAGGTGTGGCTGGCAGGGCCGGTTCCGCCTGAATGTATCACCCTGCACGAAGAAAATTAA
- a CDS encoding mismatch-specific DNA-glycosylase → MNEVRDHLDHGLQIVFIGFNPSIRSGELGHHYANPRNNFWRILERSGLTDRLYTAAEDGELLKLGYGFTNIVARPTVGAEDITREEYTEGREQLRAKLALYRPQIACFVGKGVYTEFSRRSKAGWGFQESVPVVDGVREFVAPSSSGLVRMPLEEIVDIYRQLYLFTQEGS, encoded by the coding sequence ATGAATGAGGTACGGGATCATCTGGATCACGGACTGCAGATTGTTTTTATCGGGTTCAATCCCAGCATCCGCTCGGGGGAGCTGGGCCATCATTATGCCAATCCGCGCAATAACTTCTGGCGGATTCTGGAGCGGTCCGGCCTGACAGACCGCCTGTATACAGCCGCCGAAGACGGCGAACTGCTGAAGCTGGGCTACGGCTTCACGAATATTGTAGCCCGGCCGACGGTAGGGGCGGAGGATATCACCCGTGAGGAATATACGGAAGGGCGGGAGCAGCTGCGCGCCAAGCTGGCACTTTACCGCCCGCAGATTGCCTGCTTTGTCGGCAAAGGCGTCTACACAGAATTCAGCCGCCGGAGCAAGGCCGGATGGGGCTTTCAGGAGAGTGTACCGGTTGTTGACGGTGTACGCGAGTTTGTGGCCCCGTCCTCCAGCGGGCTGGTCCGCATGCCGCTGGAGGAGATCGTGGATATTTACCGGCAGCTGTATTTGTTCACGCAGGAGGGGAGTTAG
- the ltrA gene encoding group II intron reverse transcriptase/maturase: protein MRSHEEQRQPNISQESCQQREAVKPPGYAGAPSSSSAQTAPPSRKAANNLLERMLEGDNLRLAYKRVVQNGGAPGVDHVTVANLQAYLKTHWEPVKAELLAGTYRPAPVKRVEIPKPGGGVRLLGIPTVMDRFLQQALLQVMNPIFDAEFSWYSYGFRPGKSAHDAVKQAQRYIQKGLRWVVDLDLEKFFDRVNHDMLMARVARKVTDKRVLTLIRAYLNAGVMVNGKLEHSQEGTPQGGPLSPLLANILLDDLDKELTVRGLHFVRYADDCNIFVASKRAGERVMESVSGFVEGKLKLKVNREKSAVARPWHRKFLGFSFLSQKQATIRLAPKTISRFKERIRELTNRTWSISMEERICRLNRYLMGWLGYFHLASAKKHLQTLDQWIRRRLRMCLWKQWKRVRTRIRELRALGVPEWACFTMANSRRGAWEMSRNTNNALPTSYWEAKGLKSLLSRYLELC, encoded by the coding sequence ATGCGTTCGCATGAAGAGCAACGACAGCCGAATATCTCGCAAGAGAGCTGCCAGCAAAGAGAAGCGGTGAAGCCGCCAGGGTATGCTGGAGCGCCGAGTTCTTCGTCGGCACAAACCGCCCCTCCCTCTCGCAAAGCAGCGAACAACTTGCTGGAGCGAATGCTCGAAGGAGACAACCTTCGGCTCGCGTATAAACGAGTGGTACAGAACGGAGGAGCCCCCGGTGTGGACCATGTAACGGTAGCGAATCTACAAGCTTACTTGAAAACACATTGGGAACCGGTGAAAGCCGAACTTCTGGCGGGAACTTACAGACCTGCGCCAGTCAAACGGGTGGAAATCCCCAAACCCGGAGGCGGCGTACGGCTGCTGGGCATCCCGACCGTGATGGACCGTTTTCTCCAGCAGGCTCTTCTACAAGTCATGAATCCGATCTTTGACGCAGAATTCTCGTGGTACAGCTACGGCTTTCGACCCGGGAAAAGTGCACATGACGCAGTAAAACAAGCGCAAAGATATATCCAAAAGGGTCTGAGGTGGGTCGTGGACCTCGATCTTGAGAAATTCTTTGACCGGGTAAATCACGACATGCTGATGGCGAGAGTGGCGCGGAAAGTGACAGACAAAAGAGTGCTGACACTGATTCGCGCGTATCTAAACGCCGGAGTCATGGTGAATGGAAAGCTGGAGCACAGCCAGGAAGGAACGCCGCAAGGCGGTCCGCTGAGCCCGCTTTTGGCAAACATTCTACTGGATGATCTGGATAAGGAATTGACCGTACGTGGCCTGCACTTTGTGCGCTATGCGGACGACTGTAATATCTTTGTGGCGAGCAAACGAGCTGGCGAACGGGTCATGGAATCGGTTAGCGGGTTTGTAGAAGGAAAGCTAAAACTGAAAGTGAACCGGGAAAAGAGTGCAGTCGCCAGACCTTGGCACCGGAAGTTTTTAGGATTCAGTTTCCTGAGCCAGAAACAGGCAACCATTCGATTAGCACCGAAGACCATTTCGCGATTCAAGGAGAGAATCCGTGAACTGACAAACCGAACGTGGTCCATTTCCATGGAAGAACGAATTTGCCGACTAAACCGTTATCTGATGGGGTGGCTTGGCTATTTCCATCTAGCGTCGGCGAAGAAACACCTCCAAACGCTGGACCAATGGATTCGGAGAAGGCTGCGAATGTGCCTGTGGAAACAATGGAAGCGAGTGCGCACACGAATCCGCGAACTCCGGGCGCTTGGGGTGCCTGAGTGGGCCTGTTTCACGATGGCCAACTCGCGGCGAGGCGCATGGGAAATGTCCCGGAATACAAATAATGCCCTCCCGACTTCCTATTGGGAAGCGAAAGGGCTGAAAAGCTTGCTTTCACGTTACTTAGAGCTTTGTTAA
- a CDS encoding MraY family glycosyltransferase, with protein sequence MLYVLSFLVSFIIVYLLIPPLGRLAFRLDFVDKPRQDVERKIHRNPIPLTASYAIFLGFFITYLLFARDFSLETLALFIGGVLLLTIGTIDDWYKTKGKDFPALPKFIVQITAAILVFLSGNAFTGFINPFSGDYVSLPVILQFLLTIIWIFGVTTVINFSDGMDGLAGGLTAISAVTLFIVALAKGQSMSAIMAISLVGVTLAYLRYNKAPAKIFMGDAGATFLGFILAVIALDGAFKQATVLSLFIPILALGVPIFDNIFVVVKRFLQGKSIYQADATQVHYRLLKAGLNQKQVVAVLYLASVCLSLSSIILLLIET encoded by the coding sequence ATTTTATACGTTTTATCGTTTCTGGTGTCGTTTATAATCGTCTATTTGCTGATTCCTCCACTTGGCAGGCTCGCTTTCCGGCTTGATTTTGTGGACAAGCCCCGCCAGGATGTCGAGCGCAAAATACATAGGAATCCCATCCCGCTGACAGCCAGCTACGCCATCTTTCTCGGATTTTTCATTACATATCTGCTGTTTGCCCGTGATTTCTCGCTGGAGACGCTGGCCCTGTTCATCGGAGGCGTGCTTCTGCTCACTATAGGTACAATCGATGACTGGTACAAAACCAAAGGCAAGGATTTCCCGGCGCTGCCGAAATTCATTGTGCAGATTACCGCTGCGATCCTCGTCTTTCTGTCCGGCAATGCGTTTACAGGCTTCATCAATCCCTTTTCCGGGGATTATGTGTCCCTGCCGGTCATTCTGCAGTTCCTGCTGACGATTATCTGGATCTTCGGCGTCACAACCGTGATTAACTTCTCCGACGGCATGGACGGGCTGGCCGGGGGGCTTACCGCAATTTCAGCCGTTACCCTGTTCATTGTCGCTTTGGCCAAAGGACAGTCCATGTCAGCCATCATGGCAATCTCTCTTGTCGGCGTGACGCTTGCCTATCTGCGGTACAATAAAGCTCCGGCCAAAATATTCATGGGCGACGCCGGCGCAACCTTTCTCGGCTTTATCCTGGCGGTAATCGCCCTCGACGGGGCGTTCAAGCAGGCAACCGTGCTGTCGCTGTTCATCCCGATTCTGGCGCTTGGTGTACCGATCTTCGATAACATCTTTGTTGTTGTCAAAAGATTTCTTCAAGGCAAGTCTATCTACCAGGCCGATGCCACACAGGTGCATTACCGCCTGCTCAAAGCCGGACTCAACCAGAAGCAGGTTGTTGCCGTGCTCTACCTGGCTAGCGTGTGCCTGTCGCTGTCTTCGATTATTCTGCTGCTGATTGAGACCTGA